From one Acidobacteriota bacterium genomic stretch:
- a CDS encoding S1 RNA-binding domain-containing protein, protein MSEEPEEDFAAMFEASLEVKRLEKGDPVQGSIVAIGPEAALVDVGGKGEAVIDVDELKNPEGELEFAVGDRIEATVVSTAGGVKLSRKLLATAASNRQIEDAFRSGLPVEGRVEREIKGGYEVKVGRSRAFCPGSQIDVRGAAPVDHAGNVYAFRVIEFRDGGSNIVLSRRALLEEQREAEAAEVRKTVVPGAVLTGRVASIRHFGAFVDLGAGVQGLLHVSEMSWARVGSPAEVVSPGEEITVKVLGVDEEKGRISLGLKQLSGDPWLRAGEAYAVGQRRPGRVTRVAEFGAFVELEPGIEALAHASTFPPSSPGGWSSGVTPGMTGTFEILSLDLEKKRIGVALQGEGSAPAAAGAPGTPGIVAGARLRGKVEKIEKFGVFVFLAPGRTGLIPIGETGVAREGDLARAFPVGGEVEVIVLETDPSGRRIRLSAKAVADALEAEEVREWKERQAPSPEGTGSMADKLRAALKK, encoded by the coding sequence GTGAGCGAAGAACCGGAGGAAGATTTTGCCGCGATGTTCGAAGCCTCGCTCGAGGTGAAGCGGCTCGAAAAGGGGGATCCCGTCCAGGGGAGCATCGTCGCCATCGGCCCCGAAGCGGCCCTGGTCGATGTCGGGGGGAAGGGGGAGGCCGTCATCGATGTCGACGAGCTGAAAAACCCCGAGGGGGAGCTGGAATTCGCCGTCGGGGACCGCATCGAGGCGACGGTGGTGTCCACCGCCGGGGGGGTGAAGCTCTCCCGGAAACTGCTGGCGACGGCCGCGAGCAACCGCCAGATCGAGGACGCCTTCCGTAGCGGCCTGCCCGTGGAGGGGAGGGTCGAGCGGGAGATCAAGGGGGGATACGAGGTGAAGGTCGGCCGCAGCCGCGCCTTCTGCCCCGGCTCCCAGATCGATGTCCGGGGCGCCGCCCCCGTCGACCACGCCGGGAACGTCTACGCCTTCCGCGTCATCGAATTCCGGGACGGGGGTTCGAACATTGTCCTCTCGCGCCGCGCGCTGCTCGAGGAGCAGCGGGAGGCCGAGGCCGCTGAGGTCCGGAAAACCGTGGTCCCCGGCGCCGTCCTCACCGGCCGCGTCGCCTCCATCCGCCACTTCGGAGCCTTCGTCGACCTGGGCGCGGGGGTCCAGGGTCTGCTGCACGTGTCCGAGATGTCGTGGGCCCGCGTGGGTTCCCCCGCCGAGGTCGTCTCGCCGGGGGAGGAGATCACCGTCAAGGTGCTCGGGGTGGACGAGGAAAAGGGGAGGATTTCGCTGGGGCTGAAACAGCTGTCGGGCGACCCCTGGCTGAGAGCGGGGGAGGCCTACGCCGTGGGGCAGCGCCGGCCCGGCCGGGTCACCCGCGTCGCCGAGTTCGGCGCCTTCGTGGAACTCGAGCCCGGGATCGAAGCCCTCGCCCATGCCTCCACCTTCCCCCCCTCCTCCCCGGGGGGGTGGTCGAGCGGCGTCACCCCGGGGATGACGGGGACGTTCGAGATCCTCTCCCTCGACCTCGAAAAGAAACGGATCGGGGTCGCTCTCCAGGGGGAGGGATCGGCGCCTGCGGCCGCCGGCGCCCCCGGCACGCCCGGCATCGTCGCGGGTGCGCGCCTGCGGGGAAAGGTCGAGAAGATCGAGAAGTTCGGGGTCTTCGTCTTCCTGGCGCCCGGCCGGACCGGGCTGATCCCGATCGGCGAAACGGGGGTCGCCCGGGAGGGCGATCTCGCGCGCGCCTTCCCCGTCGGCGGGGAGGTCGAGGTCATCGTCCTCGAAACGGATCCCTCCGGCCGGCGCATCCGCCTGAGCGCGAAGGCCGTGGCCGACGCGCTCGAGGCCGAGGAGGTGCGGGAGTGGAAGGAACGCCAGGCCCCCTCCCCCGAAGGCACCGGCTCGATGGCCGACAAGCTCCGCGCGGCCCTGAAAAAATAA
- a CDS encoding ATP-binding protein codes for MHEAGKPAILITKASGEQEPFRIEKLKESLRRSGAGRDIIEQVAGDIEAWLVEGVSTRKIYARAFSLLRKKKKQVASRYKLKQAIMEMGPTGYPFERLVGKVIERQGYAVEVGQIVQGRCVSHEVDVVAVRDHHRLFVECKYGLSAEKTVNVQVPLYVRSRVNDIIDRLKESGEHSGTTFGGGVATNTRFTSDAIDYGTCSGLFMLSWDYPAGDGLKDIIDRERLYPITVLHSLTKQQKQDLLGRGIVVCRQILEDRGVLSPFRLAKNRYQALMRELDDILN; via the coding sequence ATGCACGAAGCGGGAAAACCAGCCATCCTCATCACGAAGGCTTCGGGGGAGCAGGAGCCGTTCCGGATCGAAAAGCTCAAGGAATCGCTGCGCCGGTCGGGCGCGGGGCGCGACATCATCGAGCAGGTGGCCGGGGACATCGAGGCCTGGCTCGTCGAAGGGGTGTCCACCCGGAAGATCTACGCCCGCGCCTTCTCCCTGCTGCGAAAAAAGAAGAAGCAGGTGGCCTCGCGCTACAAGCTGAAGCAGGCGATCATGGAGATGGGACCCACGGGCTATCCCTTCGAGCGCCTGGTCGGGAAGGTGATCGAGCGGCAGGGGTACGCGGTGGAGGTGGGACAGATCGTCCAGGGGCGCTGCGTGAGCCACGAGGTGGACGTGGTGGCCGTGCGCGATCATCACCGGCTCTTCGTGGAATGCAAGTACGGCCTGAGCGCGGAGAAGACGGTGAACGTCCAGGTGCCGCTCTACGTCCGTTCGCGGGTGAACGACATCATCGACCGGCTGAAGGAATCGGGGGAGCATTCCGGGACCACCTTCGGCGGGGGGGTGGCCACCAACACCCGGTTCACGAGCGACGCCATCGACTACGGGACCTGCAGCGGCCTTTTCATGCTGAGCTGGGACTACCCGGCGGGCGACGGGCTGAAGGACATCATCGACCGCGAAAGGCTCTACCCGATCACGGTGCTGCACAGCCTGACGAAACAGCAGAAGCAGGACCTGCTCGGGCGCGGGATCGTCGTCTGCCGGCAGATCCTCGAGGACCGGGGGGTCCTCTCCCCTTTCAGACTCGCCAAGAACAGGTACCAGGCGCTGATGAGGGAACTGGACGACATCCTGAATTGA
- a CDS encoding nuclear transport factor 2 family protein: MRSKTISGIFVVLVLFTAACRKTDAPGAGAGAETVAAECDRACLEGYVNRYLDAMLEHEATPELFAPGCRFTENGVQLPLGEGLWASMVGKGTYEFYVPDVVTQQVAFIGTAREEAPRNQPPSSVALALRLKVRDGLITEAEQLVIRPESNLLDPGRPPSPSAADAIEKLGSPHPVYAEEIPEAGRPSREEMIQTANAYFTGMQKNDGKGYYPFTDDCHRIENGNPATNVPLAPGQEMPDPRTSTVYSSHWGCKQQFESGLIYFVTRIRDRRFVAVDQERGVVFSFCFFDHAAGKSRYFKTPDGRDVVEGPTEPWTWQVAELFKVENGLIRRIEAVLQRSPYGMNSGWSTYEQGMSDEIQVIR; this comes from the coding sequence ATGCGATCGAAAACCATCAGCGGGATTTTTGTCGTTCTTGTGCTCTTTACCGCCGCCTGCCGGAAGACCGATGCCCCCGGGGCGGGGGCGGGGGCGGAAACCGTCGCGGCGGAGTGCGACCGGGCCTGCCTCGAAGGGTACGTGAACCGGTACCTGGACGCGATGCTGGAGCATGAGGCGACCCCGGAACTGTTCGCGCCCGGCTGCCGCTTCACCGAGAACGGGGTCCAGCTGCCGCTCGGGGAGGGGTTGTGGGCCAGCATGGTGGGGAAGGGGACCTACGAGTTCTACGTTCCGGACGTGGTGACGCAGCAGGTGGCCTTCATCGGCACGGCCCGCGAGGAAGCCCCGCGCAACCAGCCCCCCTCGTCCGTGGCCCTCGCCCTGCGGCTGAAGGTCCGGGACGGGCTGATCACGGAGGCCGAACAGCTGGTGATCCGGCCGGAGAGCAACCTGCTCGACCCGGGCCGCCCCCCCTCCCCCTCGGCCGCCGACGCGATCGAGAAGCTCGGCTCCCCCCACCCGGTCTACGCCGAGGAGATTCCCGAGGCGGGACGCCCCTCCCGGGAGGAGATGATCCAGACGGCCAACGCCTACTTCACCGGGATGCAGAAGAACGACGGCAAGGGGTACTACCCCTTCACCGACGACTGCCACCGGATCGAAAACGGCAACCCGGCCACCAACGTGCCGCTCGCGCCGGGGCAGGAGATGCCCGACCCCCGTACCTCGACGGTGTATTCGAGCCACTGGGGCTGCAAGCAGCAGTTCGAGTCGGGGCTGATCTATTTCGTGACGCGGATCCGGGACCGCCGCTTCGTGGCCGTGGACCAGGAGCGCGGGGTGGTGTTCAGCTTCTGCTTCTTCGATCACGCGGCCGGCAAATCGCGCTATTTCAAGACCCCCGACGGCCGCGACGTCGTCGAGGGCCCGACGGAGCCCTGGACCTGGCAGGTCGCGGAGCTCTTCAAGGTCGAGAACGGCCTCATCCGCCGGATCGAGGCGGTGCTGCAGCGCTCCCCCTACGGGATGAACTCCGGCTGGAGCACCTACGAGCAGGGGATGTCGGACGAGATCCAGGTCATCCGCTGA
- a CDS encoding tannase/feruloyl esterase family alpha/beta hydrolase, whose product MIAHLALLFAAAAAPVPCESLGNIDLPGVTITAAELRPAGPPPAGAPGQAPASLPAHCRVAAVLAPSPDSHIEMELWLPADDWNGKFQAVGNGGWAGTISTPAMASALREGYATASTDTGHRGGNALFGIGHPEKVVDYAYRAVHEMTVRSKALITAHYGRPPALSYWNGCSTGGRQALMSAQRYPEDFDGIVAGAPANAHSRLHASDMALTVELLRHPAGKIPASKLPMLHRAVLAACDALDGVRDGLLEDPRKCRFDPAVLQCRGEEGDACLTEAQVETVRKMYAPVRTPGGGTVFPGKAPGSESAWYMAGAEAPSPISVGTFQLTYQDGDWDWRTFDAGRDTRLAEERTGFINAVDPDLGRFKARGGKLLLYHGWNDTGIAPGNTIEYYESVVSALGPDQGDWLRLFMVPGMGHCSGGDGPDQAGFMAALERWREGGESPERITAYRVTGNRVEMSRPLCPYPRTAHYKGIGSVNDAENFECRLP is encoded by the coding sequence ATGATCGCCCATCTCGCCCTGCTGTTTGCGGCCGCCGCCGCCCCGGTCCCGTGCGAAAGCCTCGGGAACATCGATCTCCCCGGCGTCACCATCACCGCGGCGGAGCTCCGGCCGGCCGGCCCGCCGCCGGCCGGCGCCCCGGGGCAGGCCCCGGCTTCGCTCCCGGCCCACTGCCGCGTCGCGGCGGTCCTCGCGCCGTCGCCCGACTCCCATATCGAAATGGAGCTCTGGCTCCCCGCCGACGACTGGAACGGGAAGTTCCAGGCGGTGGGCAACGGCGGCTGGGCCGGGACGATCAGCACCCCGGCCATGGCCTCGGCCCTCCGCGAGGGATACGCCACCGCCTCCACCGACACGGGGCACCGGGGGGGAAACGCCCTCTTCGGGATCGGCCACCCGGAGAAGGTCGTCGACTACGCCTACCGCGCGGTCCACGAGATGACGGTCCGATCGAAAGCCCTGATCACGGCCCACTACGGACGCCCGCCCGCGCTTTCCTACTGGAACGGCTGCTCCACCGGCGGCCGGCAGGCTCTCATGTCGGCCCAGCGCTACCCCGAGGATTTCGACGGCATCGTCGCCGGGGCGCCCGCCAACGCCCACAGCCGGCTGCACGCCTCCGACATGGCCCTGACGGTCGAGCTGCTGCGCCATCCGGCCGGGAAAATCCCGGCGTCGAAACTCCCGATGCTCCACCGGGCGGTGCTCGCCGCCTGCGACGCTCTCGACGGGGTCCGGGACGGGCTCCTCGAGGACCCGCGGAAATGCCGTTTCGACCCCGCCGTGTTGCAGTGCCGGGGGGAAGAGGGGGACGCCTGCCTCACGGAGGCCCAGGTCGAGACGGTCCGGAAGATGTACGCCCCCGTCAGGACGCCGGGGGGCGGGACGGTCTTCCCCGGCAAGGCGCCCGGGAGCGAATCGGCCTGGTACATGGCGGGGGCCGAAGCCCCCTCGCCCATCTCAGTCGGCACCTTCCAGCTGACCTACCAGGACGGGGACTGGGACTGGCGCACCTTCGACGCCGGCCGGGACACGCGCCTGGCCGAGGAAAGGACGGGGTTCATCAACGCCGTCGACCCCGATCTCGGCAGGTTCAAGGCCCGCGGGGGGAAGCTGCTGCTTTACCACGGCTGGAACGACACCGGCATCGCCCCCGGCAACACGATCGAGTATTACGAAAGCGTAGTGTCCGCCCTGGGACCGGACCAGGGGGACTGGCTGCGTCTCTTCATGGTCCCGGGAATGGGGCACTGCAGCGGCGGCGACGGCCCCGATCAGGCCGGTTTCATGGCGGCGCTGGAACGCTGGCGCGAGGGGGGGGAGAGCCCGGAGCGGATCACGGCCTACCGCGTGACCGGCAACCGCGTCGAGATGTCGCGCCCCCTCTGCCCCTACCCCCGGACGGCGCACTACAAGGGGATCGGCAGCGTCAACGACGCGGAAAACTTCGAGTGCCGCCTGCCCTGA
- a CDS encoding flavodoxin family protein, translated as MKVLGIVGSPRRGGNTEILMEEVLKTARGTGCGTESFLMSERRVAPCDACGGCVQTGACVVEDDMQELYAMMERADGIVFGSPVYFGSVSAQLKAVMDRTFAQLQRRSLKGKVAGALVVTRRVGAIQARSLIYAFSIAQGMLVAGGAIGYGREPGDVRTGTGGGIGLSALDEARLLGADVAALSRRLRA; from the coding sequence ATGAAAGTACTGGGCATTGTGGGCAGCCCGCGCCGAGGGGGCAACACCGAGATCCTGATGGAGGAGGTGCTGAAGACGGCCCGGGGGACGGGGTGCGGGACGGAAAGCTTCCTGATGTCCGAACGGCGGGTGGCCCCTTGCGACGCCTGCGGGGGATGCGTCCAAACGGGCGCCTGCGTGGTCGAGGACGACATGCAGGAGCTCTACGCCATGATGGAGCGGGCGGACGGAATCGTGTTCGGCAGCCCGGTCTATTTCGGCTCCGTCAGCGCCCAGCTGAAGGCGGTGATGGACCGGACCTTCGCGCAGTTGCAGCGGCGTTCGCTCAAGGGGAAGGTGGCCGGGGCGCTGGTGGTCACCCGCAGGGTGGGCGCGATCCAGGCGCGCTCCCTGATTTACGCGTTTTCGATCGCCCAGGGGATGCTGGTGGCGGGCGGAGCGATCGGCTACGGCCGGGAGCCGGGGGACGTGCGGACCGGGACCGGGGGGGGCATCGGCCTGTCGGCCCTGGACGAAGCCCGGCTGCTCGGGGCCGACGTCGCCGCGCTCTCGCGGAGGCTGCGCGCCTGA
- a CDS encoding peptidylprolyl isomerase, with amino-acid sequence MTETAPEKFRARFTTSRGDFVIEVTRAWSPNGADRFYNLVKNGYYDDCRFFRVVKRFMVQFGINGDPGINKVWNRTTTKDDPVKQSNKKGYVTFAMSSAPNSRTTQIFINYADNTFLDGQGFAPFGKVVEGMDIVDAINAEYGEKPDQAKIQMVGNSYLQKEFPNLDFVKSATIVAP; translated from the coding sequence ATGACCGAAACCGCGCCCGAGAAGTTCCGGGCCAGATTTACCACCTCCAGGGGGGACTTCGTCATCGAGGTCACCCGCGCATGGTCCCCCAACGGCGCCGACCGCTTCTATAACCTGGTGAAGAACGGCTACTACGACGACTGCCGCTTCTTCCGCGTGGTCAAACGCTTCATGGTCCAGTTCGGCATCAACGGCGACCCCGGGATCAACAAGGTCTGGAACCGGACCACCACCAAGGACGACCCGGTCAAGCAATCGAACAAGAAGGGGTACGTCACCTTCGCCATGTCCTCGGCCCCCAATTCGCGCACGACCCAGATCTTCATCAACTACGCCGACAACACCTTCCTCGACGGCCAGGGCTTCGCCCCCTTCGGGAAGGTGGTCGAGGGGATGGACATCGTCGACGCCATCAACGCCGAATACGGCGAAAAGCCGGACCAGGCGAAGATCCAGATGGTGGGGAACTCCTACCTGCAGAAGGAATTCCCCAACCTCGATTTCGTAAAGTCGGCCACCATCGTCGCCCCGTAA
- a CDS encoding PqqD family protein: MYEVNEPRIIHEVIEGNAVIIDGEKGLYYALNPVGTCLFSAFAGGASPDAVLEALSREVEERGWDAGEEVARFLAEMVRREILRPGGGGNGVYDPALLSGVAGEAPTLTCFEDLQELLLIDPIHQVDISEGWPVERND, translated from the coding sequence ATGTACGAGGTCAACGAACCGCGCATCATCCACGAAGTGATCGAGGGGAACGCCGTCATCATCGACGGAGAGAAGGGGCTGTATTACGCCCTGAATCCGGTGGGCACATGCCTCTTTTCCGCCTTCGCCGGGGGGGCGTCCCCCGACGCCGTTCTGGAGGCGCTCTCCCGCGAGGTCGAGGAGCGTGGTTGGGATGCGGGGGAGGAGGTTGCGCGTTTCCTGGCCGAGATGGTTCGCCGGGAGATCCTGCGACCGGGGGGAGGCGGGAACGGGGTATACGATCCCGCCCTTCTGTCCGGGGTCGCGGGAGAAGCTCCCACGCTTACCTGCTTCGAAGACCTGCAGGAGCTGCTGCTGATAGATCCGATCCACCAGGTTGACATTTCGGAAGGGTGGCCGGTTGAACGCAACGATTAG
- a CDS encoding nucleotidyltransferase family protein — MGIPASYRFGAHHSLKAGHLRMLKAIVCLGEEGGRALSEWEEGVEFDEIDYLAQTLAPALYMAAGEAGYEGPLRPRLKSLYTFFFTKTSLLLSAIAPVLEDLHRQGIDAVLMKGAGVSAALRLPPGRRPMHDVDLLVADTEAGRALGILSARGFHPVWKTEAQRLYRSPHSYDCENGRRHRIDLHIAALYEHIGPGFDDGLRARAVTGSFLGAAVRVPCPEDQLLLALVNGVRAPLVFDETYPDGLLWILDAASLIRGATIDWGLFAATAESRGVSYNARYALRYLQSVDGGLVPAGVMEGLRENLDYGSFYVERALRVHTRYHRRKRAIERRIASGGPRDFSPRRIWDRHRIERLDESFASSLLSFPGHLKLAWGLGHVWQLPGHALRLLLKKKETRKCTRSTNRASSTK; from the coding sequence ATGGGTATTCCGGCGTCCTATCGCTTTGGTGCGCACCACTCCCTGAAGGCGGGGCACCTCCGGATGCTGAAGGCGATCGTGTGCCTCGGGGAGGAGGGGGGGCGTGCGCTTTCGGAATGGGAGGAGGGGGTCGAGTTCGACGAGATCGACTACCTGGCGCAGACCCTGGCCCCGGCGCTGTACATGGCGGCCGGGGAGGCCGGGTACGAGGGCCCCCTGCGCCCCCGGCTCAAGAGCCTATACACCTTTTTTTTCACCAAGACCTCGCTCCTGCTCTCGGCCATCGCCCCCGTGCTCGAAGACCTCCACCGGCAGGGGATCGACGCCGTCCTGATGAAGGGTGCGGGGGTCAGCGCCGCCCTCCGCCTGCCGCCGGGCCGGAGGCCGATGCACGACGTGGACCTGCTGGTCGCGGACACGGAGGCGGGCCGGGCGCTGGGCATCCTGTCGGCGCGCGGGTTCCATCCCGTCTGGAAGACGGAGGCGCAGCGCCTCTACCGGAGCCCCCACAGTTACGATTGCGAGAACGGGCGGCGTCACCGGATCGACCTGCATATCGCCGCCCTCTACGAGCACATCGGCCCCGGTTTCGACGACGGCCTGCGCGCCCGCGCAGTGACGGGGAGTTTCCTGGGCGCCGCCGTCCGGGTCCCCTGCCCCGAGGACCAGCTGCTCCTCGCCTTGGTCAACGGGGTCCGCGCGCCCCTGGTCTTCGACGAGACCTATCCGGACGGCCTGCTCTGGATCCTGGACGCCGCGAGCCTGATCCGCGGCGCCACGATCGACTGGGGGCTGTTTGCCGCCACCGCGGAGTCCAGGGGCGTTTCCTACAACGCCCGCTACGCGCTGCGCTACCTGCAGTCGGTCGATGGGGGACTGGTTCCCGCGGGCGTCATGGAGGGGCTGCGGGAAAACCTGGACTACGGGTCCTTTTACGTGGAGCGCGCGCTGAGGGTCCACACGAGGTACCACCGCAGGAAACGGGCGATCGAGCGGCGCATCGCCTCGGGCGGCCCCCGGGACTTCAGTCCGAGGCGCATCTGGGACCGCCACCGGATCGAAAGGCTCGACGAGTCCTTCGCCAGCTCCCTATTATCTTTTCCAGGGCATCTCAAGCTGGCCTGGGGGCTCGGGCATGTCTGGCAGCTGCCCGGCCACGCCCTGCGCCTGTTGCTGAAGAAAAAGGAGACACGGAAATGTACGAGGTCAACGAACCGCGCATCATCCACGAAGTGA
- a CDS encoding glycosyltransferase family 2 protein, which translates to MNATISVIIPARNAGRTIRETLASVGRQTRKPNEVILVDDGSTDDTVEAAVGALPEIRVLGQPPSGVSRARNRGAEVASGVFVAFLDADDLWEPTKLEKQLEQASVADAPHVILCKMRNFLSPELVGGQGGSGGDGEIRTGYHAGCVFLARTDFLETGGFREDREFYETVEWFERARKRGYREKVVDEVLMLRRIHARNTMVLRRDEARAACLRMISERLKGDRHRCP; encoded by the coding sequence TTGAACGCAACGATTAGCGTGATTATCCCGGCCCGGAACGCCGGGCGGACGATCAGGGAAACCCTGGCAAGCGTGGGCCGTCAGACGCGGAAGCCAAACGAGGTGATCCTGGTAGATGACGGCTCGACAGACGACACGGTCGAGGCCGCGGTCGGGGCCCTTCCGGAGATCCGGGTCCTCGGGCAGCCCCCGTCCGGTGTTTCCCGGGCCCGTAACAGGGGAGCGGAGGTCGCGAGCGGCGTCTTCGTGGCCTTCCTGGACGCGGACGACCTGTGGGAACCCACCAAGCTGGAGAAACAGCTTGAGCAGGCCTCGGTGGCCGACGCCCCGCATGTCATCCTCTGCAAGATGCGGAATTTTCTCAGCCCCGAACTGGTTGGGGGACAGGGTGGGAGCGGCGGGGACGGGGAAATCCGGACCGGTTACCACGCCGGGTGCGTTTTCCTGGCCCGGACCGATTTCCTGGAGACCGGGGGATTCCGCGAGGACCGCGAGTTTTACGAAACCGTGGAATGGTTCGAACGGGCGCGCAAACGGGGATACCGGGAAAAGGTTGTGGACGAAGTGCTCATGCTGCGGAGGATCCATGCGCGCAACACCATGGTCCTCCGTCGCGACGAGGCCCGCGCGGCCTGCCTGCGCATGATCTCGGAGCGGTTGAAGGGGGACAGGCACCGGTGTCCCTAA
- a CDS encoding DNA mismatch repair protein MutS: MALEERVPETIHPRDEYARRGARRRSESARCRRLHHRIGNARLALFLSAAALAWLAFGPRAVSPWTLLLPAFAFGFLVLWHGRVLRNLERFQRAAAFYERGLARIEERWGDQGEPGDRYDDDSHPYARDLDLFGRKSLFQLLSGARTLGGERTLAAWLKTPAPLEEILSRQAAVRELRAGVDLREDLALFGADTGAAVHPDLLVAWARAGRRLAPGPARILAPVLAILTAVSLGIWGIRGEALWFFLMLLSELVLVYRLRRSVGPVIMEAEKACRDLALLARLLGRLEREEFHSRRLRRLRAAMDRRGAPPSKIIARLDRLVVLVDSRRNQLFAPFAFILLWDIQLAYFIEDWRRRFGPSIPGWLDAVSELEALSSLAGYAYEHPGDPFPELCDRAPCFEAENLGHPLLGASRCVPNDIRLGAETRVLLVSGSNMSGKSTLLRTVGVNAVLALAGGPVRARRLCISPMALGASIRIHDSLEEGTSRFYAEITRLKQLVLLAEGPVPLLFLLDELLGGTNSHDRRIGAEAIVRGLVGRGAVGLVTTHDLALARIAENMPPRALNVHFEDRIVNGRITFDYRLKPGVIRKSNALELMRSVGLEV; this comes from the coding sequence ATGGCGCTGGAGGAAAGAGTCCCCGAAACCATCCATCCCCGCGACGAATACGCGCGCCGGGGCGCCCGCAGGCGATCCGAGTCCGCCCGCTGCCGCCGCCTGCATCACCGCATCGGGAACGCGCGCCTGGCGCTGTTTTTGTCGGCCGCGGCCCTTGCCTGGCTGGCCTTCGGGCCCCGGGCCGTTTCCCCGTGGACGCTGCTCCTACCGGCGTTCGCCTTCGGGTTCCTGGTGCTCTGGCACGGGCGCGTGCTCCGGAACCTGGAACGTTTTCAAAGAGCCGCCGCGTTTTATGAAAGGGGCCTCGCCCGCATCGAGGAGCGCTGGGGGGACCAGGGGGAGCCGGGGGACCGCTACGACGACGATTCCCACCCCTACGCGCGCGACCTGGACCTGTTCGGCAGGAAGTCGCTGTTCCAGCTCCTGTCGGGCGCCCGCACCCTCGGCGGCGAGCGCACCCTCGCCGCCTGGCTCAAGACCCCCGCCCCGCTCGAGGAAATCCTGTCCCGGCAGGCGGCGGTGCGGGAACTGCGCGCCGGGGTGGACCTGCGGGAAGACCTGGCGCTGTTCGGCGCGGACACGGGCGCGGCCGTCCACCCGGATCTTCTGGTGGCATGGGCCCGCGCCGGGCGGCGGCTCGCACCGGGGCCGGCGCGGATCCTGGCCCCGGTGCTCGCAATCCTGACCGCCGTTTCGCTCGGGATCTGGGGGATCCGGGGAGAGGCCCTCTGGTTTTTCCTGATGCTGCTCTCGGAACTGGTGCTGGTCTACCGCCTGCGCCGTTCGGTCGGTCCCGTCATCATGGAAGCGGAGAAGGCCTGCAGGGATCTCGCCCTCCTGGCGCGCCTGCTGGGGCGGCTGGAGCGGGAGGAGTTCCATTCGCGGCGCCTCCGCCGGCTGCGCGCGGCCATGGACCGCAGGGGGGCGCCCCCCTCGAAAATCATCGCCCGGCTCGACCGGCTGGTCGTCCTGGTCGACTCGCGGCGCAACCAGCTCTTCGCTCCGTTCGCCTTCATCCTGCTGTGGGACATCCAGCTCGCCTACTTTATCGAAGACTGGCGCCGCCGATTCGGGCCCTCGATCCCCGGCTGGCTCGACGCGGTATCGGAGCTGGAGGCGCTGTCATCGCTGGCCGGATACGCCTACGAACACCCCGGCGACCCCTTCCCGGAGCTGTGCGACCGGGCTCCCTGTTTCGAAGCGGAGAACCTGGGACACCCGCTCCTCGGCGCGTCCCGCTGCGTGCCGAACGACATCAGGCTCGGCGCAGAGACCCGGGTGCTCCTGGTGAGCGGCTCCAACATGTCGGGAAAGAGCACCCTGCTCCGGACGGTGGGGGTCAACGCCGTGCTCGCCCTGGCCGGGGGGCCCGTGCGCGCTCGCCGTCTGTGCATCTCGCCCATGGCTCTGGGGGCGTCGATCCGGATCCACGACTCACTCGAGGAGGGGACTTCCCGCTTCTACGCCGAAATTACGCGGCTGAAGCAACTGGTCCTCCTGGCCGAAGGCCCGGTCCCGCTGCTCTTCCTGCTCGATGAGCTGCTGGGCGGGACCAACTCCCACGACCGGCGCATCGGGGCGGAGGCGATCGTGAGGGGGCTGGTCGGCCGGGGCGCCGTCGGCCTCGTCACCACGCACGATCTCGCCCTGGCCCGCATCGCCGAAAACATGCCCCCGCGCGCCTTGAACGTGCATTTCGAGGACCGCATCGTCAATGGCCGCATCACCTTCGACTACCGCCTGAAGCCGGGCGTCATCCGGAAAAGCAACGCCCTGGAGCTGATGCGCTCGGTCGGGCTTGAGGTCTGA